A section of the Kribbella sp. HUAS MG21 genome encodes:
- the ftsW gene encoding putative lipid II flippase FtsW, whose translation MTSIADQPSEKKQTASTLSPPHRPGRADRAWVAAIRDVLDRPLTSYHIVLGATGLLLVLGLMMVLSASSVLSLRANGNSYTIFVRQLIWVGVGLPMAYVASRMTPRHFRMLAYIALLGSVFLLVLTYIPGLGVGVNGNTNWLNLGGPLQIQPSEFAKLAMVMWCADLYARKQKLLTQWKHLLVPMVPVCGLVIALVVGQHDLGTALVLMAVMIGLIWIVGAPTRLFVATIVVVGSVAAYFVNAEKYRMERVTSFLDPFADPTAVGWQAYHSFYALSTGGWWGVGIGNSRQKWGNLPEAHTDFIFSVIGEELGLVGSLTVLALFLTLAYAGVRIATRNTEPFVRYAAAGITIWIMAQTLVNLGAVIGLLPIVGIPLPLLSYGGSALLPTLIAVGMLLSFAKAEPGAQAALKETRRPRFGWLSSRRTAYK comes from the coding sequence GTGACGTCGATCGCCGATCAGCCGAGCGAGAAGAAGCAGACTGCATCAACTCTTTCCCCGCCCCACCGCCCCGGTCGGGCCGACCGCGCCTGGGTCGCCGCGATCCGGGACGTGCTGGACCGGCCGCTGACGTCGTACCACATCGTGCTCGGCGCGACCGGCCTGCTGCTGGTGCTCGGCCTGATGATGGTGCTGTCGGCGTCCAGCGTGCTGTCCCTGCGCGCGAACGGGAACAGCTACACGATCTTCGTCCGGCAGCTGATCTGGGTCGGCGTCGGCCTGCCGATGGCGTACGTCGCCTCGCGGATGACGCCGCGGCACTTCCGGATGCTCGCGTACATCGCGCTGCTCGGCTCGGTGTTCCTGCTGGTGCTGACCTACATCCCGGGCCTCGGCGTCGGCGTGAACGGCAACACCAACTGGCTGAACCTCGGCGGGCCGCTACAGATCCAGCCCAGCGAGTTCGCCAAGCTCGCGATGGTGATGTGGTGCGCGGACCTGTACGCGCGCAAGCAGAAACTGCTCACCCAGTGGAAGCACCTGCTGGTCCCGATGGTGCCGGTCTGCGGCCTGGTGATCGCGCTGGTGGTCGGGCAGCACGACCTCGGCACCGCGCTGGTCCTGATGGCGGTGATGATCGGCCTGATCTGGATCGTCGGCGCGCCGACCCGGCTGTTCGTCGCGACGATCGTCGTGGTCGGCTCGGTGGCGGCGTACTTCGTGAACGCCGAGAAGTACCGGATGGAGCGGGTGACGTCGTTCCTGGACCCGTTCGCGGACCCGACCGCGGTCGGCTGGCAGGCGTACCACTCGTTCTACGCGCTCTCGACCGGCGGCTGGTGGGGCGTCGGGATCGGCAACAGCCGGCAGAAGTGGGGCAATCTGCCGGAGGCGCACACCGACTTCATCTTCTCGGTGATCGGTGAGGAGCTCGGCCTGGTCGGGTCGCTCACCGTGCTCGCCCTGTTCCTCACGCTGGCCTACGCCGGGGTGCGGATCGCGACCCGGAACACCGAGCCGTTCGTCCGCTACGCGGCGGCCGGGATCACCATCTGGATCATGGCGCAGACGCTGGTCAACCTCGGCGCCGTGATCGGACTGCTACCCATCGTGGGTATCCCGCTCCCGCTTTTGTCGTACGGTGGTTCCGCACTGCTGCCGACGCTGATCGCGGTCGGCATGCTGCTGTCCTTCGCGAAGGCCGAACCCGGCGCGCAGGCCGCCCTGAAAGAAACCCGGCGGCCCCGGTTCGGGTGGCTGTCTTCGCGGCGTACTGCGTACAAGTGA
- the murD gene encoding UDP-N-acetylmuramoyl-L-alanine--D-glutamate ligase — MSLATRTDDGWATTRFVVLGFGTAGYACADSLIQAGAEHLVVLDDRDTEALREKAQILETLGATITLGPGSTAELPKDAEVVVTSPGVPPHAPLLAQAAERNVPVWSEIELAWRLRDPSKAAPWLCITGTNGKTTTVQMLTAMLQAAGHRAVAAGNVGLPLLEAVMDPEPYDVIAVELSSYQLHFTHSMSAHSAAVLNIAPDHVDWHGSLEAYAQDKGRIFENCQVACVYNVADPATEQLVEEADVIEGCRAIGFTLGTPGLSMIGLVDDLLVDRAFVEQRATSALELASLNDITPPAPHNVANALAAAALARAFGVPATAIRDGLRGFRPDKHRIAHVADVAGVNYVDDSKATNPHAAQASLLAYEHVVWIAGGQAKGATFDDLVIAARERLRAVVLLGQDKDVIAEALERHAPDVPRIVVGATDTGAMQIVVGEAAKLAQVGDTVLLAPGCASWDMFANYGARGDAFAEAVRRLG, encoded by the coding sequence ATGAGTCTCGCGACGCGCACCGACGACGGCTGGGCGACCACGCGGTTCGTCGTGCTCGGGTTCGGTACTGCGGGCTACGCCTGCGCCGACTCGCTGATCCAGGCCGGGGCGGAGCACCTCGTCGTACTGGACGACCGGGACACCGAGGCGCTGCGCGAGAAGGCGCAGATCCTGGAGACGCTCGGCGCCACGATCACGCTCGGCCCGGGCAGTACGGCGGAACTCCCGAAGGACGCCGAGGTCGTCGTCACGTCGCCCGGCGTACCGCCGCACGCCCCGCTGCTCGCGCAGGCCGCCGAGCGGAACGTCCCGGTCTGGAGCGAGATCGAGCTCGCCTGGCGGCTCCGCGACCCGTCGAAGGCCGCGCCCTGGCTGTGCATCACCGGCACCAACGGCAAGACCACCACCGTGCAGATGCTGACCGCGATGCTGCAGGCCGCCGGCCACCGGGCGGTTGCCGCGGGCAACGTCGGGCTGCCGCTGCTCGAGGCCGTCATGGATCCCGAGCCGTACGACGTGATCGCGGTCGAGCTCTCGTCGTACCAGCTGCACTTCACGCACTCGATGTCCGCGCACTCGGCCGCCGTACTGAACATCGCGCCGGACCACGTCGACTGGCACGGTTCGCTCGAGGCCTACGCCCAGGACAAGGGCCGGATCTTCGAGAACTGCCAGGTCGCGTGCGTGTACAACGTCGCGGACCCGGCCACCGAGCAGCTGGTCGAGGAAGCCGACGTGATCGAGGGCTGCCGGGCGATCGGCTTCACGCTCGGCACGCCGGGGTTGTCGATGATCGGGCTGGTCGACGACCTGCTGGTCGACCGGGCGTTCGTGGAGCAGCGCGCGACGTCGGCGCTGGAGCTGGCTTCGCTCAACGACATCACGCCGCCGGCGCCGCACAACGTCGCGAACGCCCTCGCCGCCGCCGCGCTCGCCCGGGCGTTCGGCGTGCCGGCGACCGCGATCCGCGACGGGCTGCGCGGGTTCCGGCCGGACAAGCACCGGATCGCCCACGTCGCGGATGTTGCCGGGGTCAACTATGTCGACGACTCGAAGGCCACCAACCCGCACGCCGCGCAGGCCTCGCTGCTCGCGTACGAGCACGTGGTGTGGATCGCCGGCGGGCAGGCCAAGGGCGCGACCTTCGACGACCTGGTGATCGCCGCGCGCGAACGTTTGCGGGCGGTCGTCCTGCTCGGCCAGGACAAGGACGTGATCGCCGAAGCTCTCGAGCGACACGCACCGGATGTCCCGAGGATCGTCGTCGGGGCAACGGACACTGGAGCCATGCAGATCGTGGTGGGGGAGGCGGCGAAGCTGGCACAGGTGGGCGACACCGTGCTGCTCGCGCCCGGCTGCGCGTCGTGGGACATGTTCGCCAACTACGGAGCCCGCGGCGACGCCTTCGCCGAAGCTGTACGCCGGCTGGGGTGA
- the mraY gene encoding phospho-N-acetylmuramoyl-pentapeptide-transferase: protein MISILFGGAVSMVLTLLGTRWAITLLAKRGYGQEIRDDGPTSHKTKRGTPTMGGTVFILATIIGYIAAKLFTMTPPSASAVLVLFLFAGMGAVGFLDDFIKIFRQRSLGLRSKAKLAGQTMIAVVFAVLALQFPDDRGQRPASPFISFIRDIGWLELPAILVIIWILLLIAGMSNGVNLADGLDGLATGASMMVFGAYTLICIWQFNQSCTTNPGTRCYEVRDPHDLAVVAASLTGALFGFLWWNASPAKIFMGDTGSLSLGGALSGMAVMTRTELLVLLLGGLFVIVTASVILQVGYFKLTHGKRLFRMAPLHHHFEMLGWEQVNVVIRFWIIQGLCVVIGLGIFYAEWVTG from the coding sequence GTGATCTCGATCCTGTTCGGCGGCGCCGTCTCGATGGTGCTGACTCTGCTCGGCACCCGCTGGGCGATCACGCTGCTCGCCAAACGGGGCTACGGCCAGGAGATCCGCGACGACGGCCCGACCTCGCACAAGACCAAGCGCGGTACGCCGACCATGGGCGGCACGGTCTTCATCCTCGCCACGATCATCGGCTACATCGCGGCGAAGCTGTTCACGATGACCCCGCCGAGCGCGTCGGCGGTGCTGGTGCTGTTCCTGTTCGCCGGCATGGGCGCGGTCGGGTTCCTGGACGACTTCATCAAGATCTTCCGGCAGCGCAGCCTCGGCCTGCGCAGCAAGGCGAAGCTCGCCGGGCAGACGATGATCGCGGTGGTCTTCGCGGTGCTCGCGCTGCAGTTCCCGGACGACCGCGGCCAGCGGCCCGCGTCGCCGTTCATCTCGTTCATCCGGGACATCGGCTGGCTCGAGCTGCCGGCGATCCTGGTGATCATCTGGATCCTGCTGCTGATCGCCGGCATGTCGAACGGCGTCAACCTCGCCGACGGCCTGGACGGCCTGGCCACCGGCGCGTCGATGATGGTGTTCGGCGCCTACACGCTGATCTGCATCTGGCAGTTCAACCAGAGCTGCACGACGAACCCGGGCACCCGCTGCTACGAGGTCCGCGATCCGCACGACCTGGCGGTGGTCGCGGCCTCGCTGACCGGGGCGCTGTTCGGCTTCCTGTGGTGGAACGCGTCGCCGGCGAAGATCTTCATGGGCGACACCGGCTCGCTGTCGCTCGGCGGCGCGCTGTCCGGCATGGCCGTGATGACCCGGACCGAGTTGCTGGTGCTGCTGCTCGGCGGCCTGTTCGTGATCGTCACGGCCTCGGTCATCCTGCAGGTCGGCTACTTCAAGCTCACCCACGGCAAGCGCCTGTTCCGGATGGCGCCGCTGCATCATCACTTCGAGATGCTCGGCTGGGAACAGGTGAACGTGGTGATCCGGTTCTGGATCATCCAGGGCCTGTGCGTGGTCATCGGCCTCGGCATCTTCTACGCGGAATGGGTGACCGGATGA